In the Mauremys mutica isolate MM-2020 ecotype Southern chromosome 13, ASM2049712v1, whole genome shotgun sequence genome, one interval contains:
- the LOC123347369 gene encoding olfactory receptor 14A16-like yields MSNRTTLTEFLLLGFSDVRKLQILHFVVFLLIYLEALMGNILIIAAVALNPHLQTPMYFFLVNLSILDFGSISVIIPKSMANSLMNTRVISYPGCVAQVFLFFLFAATDLALLTIMAYDRYVTICQPLHYERVMNRRACVQMAASAWITGIVFSALHTGNTFRLPFCQSNVINQFFCEIPQLLKITCSDSYLSEVWALALGVFLGLNCFVFIIVSYVQIFKSVLRIPSEQGRHKTFPTCLPHLTVVSLLLFTGIFAYLKPTFSSASGLDLLVGVLYSLVPPVMNPIIYSMRNKEIKAALKKLIVWKLFTKC; encoded by the coding sequence atgtccaaccgaacCACACTGACCGAGTTCCTTCTTCTGGGATTCTCTGACGTTCGgaagctgcagattttgcatttTGTGGTGTTCCTGCTGATTTACCTGGAAGCCCTGATGGGGAATATTCTCATCATCGCAGCCGTAGCCCTCAACCCCCATCTTcaaacccccatgtacttcttcctggtgaatctgtccatcctagactttggctccatctctgttattatccccaaatccatggccaactccctcatgaacaccagggTGATTTCTTATCCTGGATGTGTTGCCCAAGTCTTCCTCTTTTTCCTCTTCGCTGCAACTGATCTTGCCTtactcaccatcatggcatacGACCGATATGTcaccatctgccaaccactgcactatgagagagtgatgaacaggagagcttgtgtccagatggcagccagtgcctggattacTGGTATTGTCTTCTCTGCCCTGCACACTGGCAACACTTTCAGGTTACCCTTCTGCCAGTCCAATGTCATcaaccagttcttctgtgaaatcccccaacTACTCAAGATCACCTGCTCTGACTCGTACCTAAGTGAAGTTTGGGCTCTTGCCTTAGGTGTGTTTTTAGGGttaaactgctttgtttttataattgtgtcttatgttcagatcttcaaatctgtgctgagaatcccttctgagcagggccggcataaaaccttccccacctgcctgcctcacctcactgtggtctctttgttgcttttcactggcatctttgcctacctgaaacccacctTCAGCTCAGCTTCAGGTCTGGACCTTTTGGTGGGTGTTCTCTATTCCCTGGTGCCTCCAGTGATGAATcccatcatctacagcatgaggaacaaggagatcaaagctgcATTGAAGAAACTGATTGTGTGGAAGTTATTCACCAAGTGTTAA
- the LOC123347232 gene encoding olfactory receptor 14A16-like, protein MSNQTTLTEFLLLGFSDVRELQILHFFVFLLIYLAALMGNLLIITAVALNTHLQTPMYFFLVNLSILDFGSISVTIPKSMANSLMNTRMIYYPGCVTQVFLFILFAATDLALLTIMAYDRYVAICQPLHYESIMNRRACVEMAASAWITGIVYSALHTGNTFRLPFCQSNIIKQFFCEIPQLLKLTCSESYVSEVGVIALGVFLGLNCFVFIIVSYVQIFKTVLRIPSEQGRHKAFSTCLPHLTVVSLFLFTGIFAYLKPTSSSASGLDLLVGVLYSLVPPVMNPIIYSMRNKEIKAALKKLIVWRLFTKS, encoded by the coding sequence atgtccaaccaaaccaccctgaccgagttccttctcctgggattctctgatgttcgagagctgcagattttgcactttttTGTGTTCCTGCTGATTTACCTCGCAGCCTtgatggggaatcttctcatcatcacagccgTAGCCCTCAACACCCATCTTCAaacccccatgtatttcttcctggtgAATCTGTCCATCCTAGACTTCGGCTCCATCTCCGTtaccatccccaaatccatggccaattcTCTCATGAACACCAGGATGATTTATTATCCTGGATGTGTCACCCAAGTCTTTCTCTTTATCCTCTTCGCTGCAACTGATCTTGCCTtactcaccatcatggcatacgaccgatatgtcgccatctgccaaccactgcactacgAGAGCataatgaacaggagagcttgtgtcgAAATGGCAGCCAGTGCTTGGATTACTGGTATTGTCTACTCTGCCCTGCACACTGGCAACACCTTCAGGTTACCCTTCTGCCAGTCCAATATCATCAaacagttcttctgtgaaatcccccaacTACTCAAGCTCACCTGCTCTGAATCATACGTCAGTGAAGTTGGGGTTATTGCCTTAGGTGTGTTTTTAGGGttaaactgctttgtttttataattgtgtcttatgttcagatcttcaaaactgtgctgagaatcccttctgagcagggccgccataaagccttctccacctgcctgcctcacctcactgtggtctctttgttccttttcactggcatctttgcctacctgaaacccacctccagctcagcatCAGGTCTGGACCTTTTGGTTGGTGTTCTCTATTCCCTGGTGCCTCCAGTGATGAATCCGATCATATatagcatgaggaacaaggagatcaaagctgcATTGAAGAAACTGATTGTGTGGAGGTTATTCACCAAGAGTTAA